One genomic segment of Lampris incognitus isolate fLamInc1 chromosome 2, fLamInc1.hap2, whole genome shotgun sequence includes these proteins:
- the her12 gene encoding hairy-related 12: MAPCSNYSSVNHVRLSEKDNIKLRKPIVEKMRRDRINSCIEQLKLILEKEFHKQEPNAKLEKADILEMTVSFLRQQLQPGLSQRDYSQRYSPCWRESLQLLSDTQASITPPLEDELHQAQGAGSSSPVSSTLRPTSLQDGSDKDPVWRPW, encoded by the exons ATGGCTCCTTGTTCTAACTACTCCTCTGTTAACCACGTCAGGCTCTCAGAGAAAGACAACATCAAA ttGAGAAAACCCATCGTGGAGAAAATGCGACGAGATCGCATCAACAGCTGCATCGAGCAGCTCAAACTCATCCTGGAGAAGGAGTTCCACAAGCAGGAGCCTAATGCCAAGCTGGAGAAAGCCGACATCCTGGAGATGACCGTCAGCTTCCTGAGGCAGCAGCTGCAGCCAGGCCTCTCTCAGCGGGACTACAGCCAAAGGTACTCCCCATGCTGGAGGGAGTCTCTGCAGCTCCTCTCTGACACACAGGCCTCCATCACACCTCCCCTTGAGGATGAGCTCCACCAGGCCCAGGGAGCTGGCAGCTCCTCCCCAGTCTCCTCCACCCTCAGGCCCACCTCCCTCCAGGATGGCAGTGACAAAGATCCAGTCTGGAGGCCTTGGTAG
- the LOC130108410 gene encoding transcription factor HES-5-like, producing MAPCSNYSSVNHVRLPEKDNIKLRKPIVEKMRRDRINGCIEQLKLILEKEFHKQEPNAKLEKADILEMTVSFLRQQLQPGLSQRDYSQRYSPCWRESLQLFSVSSDTQASITPPLEDKLHQAQRAGSSSPVSSTLRPTSLQDGSDKDPVWRPW from the exons ATGGCTCCTTGTTCCAACTACTCCTCTGTTAACCACGTCAGGCTCCCAGAGAAAGACAACATCAAA ttgaGAAAACCCATTGTGGAGAAAATGCGACGAGATCGCATCAACGGCTGCATCGAGCAGCTCAAACTCATCCTGGAGAAGGAGTTCCACAAGCAGGAGCCCAATGCCAAGCTGGAGAAAGCCGACATCCTGGAGATGACCGTCAGCTTCCTGAGGCAGCAGCTGCAGCCAGGCCTCTCTCAGAGGGACTACAGCCAAAGGTACTCCCCATGCTGGAGGGAGTCTCTGCAGCTCTTCTCTGTCAGCTCAGACACACAAGCCTCCATCACACCTCCCCTTGAGGACAAGCTCCACCAGGCCCAGAGAGCTGGCAGCTCCTCCCCAGTCTCCTCCACGCTCAGGCCCACCTCCCTCCAGGATGGCAGTGACAAAGATCCAGTCTGGAGGCCTTGGTAG